In Ostrinia nubilalis chromosome 10, ilOstNubi1.1, whole genome shotgun sequence, a single genomic region encodes these proteins:
- the LOC135075655 gene encoding putative inorganic phosphate cotransporter isoform X3, producing the protein MALAFGMRVNMSIAIVDMTAPPSMDWEGYTYLAWPISTQGVVLSSFIVGYVISQAAGYVLASRFGGKLLMTVGVAVSAGLSAFIPLGAYDGGWLLICFCRGIQGLAQGTMIPAVHHLLENWIPEKNRRLMETLIIVCGMQLGAAFQFLKSGFIIVYWGWETTFFINLITGVVWCVIYVIFGSSYAATSRFISEEEKVYIQDHLSQETERKNLKMPWQSLWTSLPVFSLVLACCAQHWGLWTIMTMMPIYLSQAYNVEIDLIGVIIAASYFAMFLMVFPFQCASDCIIKRKHLSATVTRKIFNTIGFVGPAVCLIAMVYIATDLKVTASLLILFMALNAGQYSGFMSSHEEMAPNFSNILKRTTVGFADVVSIFAPLIAGVMLEDHSDLSDWRYVFNLSAALYLTGGVFYIAFGTSMKQIWNEKGSSIVEGGAEENK; encoded by the exons ATGGCTCTGGCCTTCGGGATGAGGGTGAACATGAGCATCGCCATCGTGGATATGACTGCCCCACCTAGTATGGATTGGGAGGGATACACA TATTTAGCCTGGCCGATCTCCACACAAGGGGTGGTTCTGTCCTCCTTCATTGTGGGCTATGTGATCTCCCAGGCCGCGGGTTACGTCCTAGCTTCGCGGTTCGGGGGGAAACTTCTGATGACAGTCGGGGTAGCCGTCAGTGCTGGTCTGTCCGCCTTCATCCCTCTAGGTGCGTATGAT ggCGGATGGCTTTTGATATGCTTTTGCCGCGGCATACAGGGCCTGGCGCAAGGGACCATGATACCAGCTGTTCATCACCTCTTGGAAAACTGGATTCCAGAAAAAAATAGAAGACTTATGGAAACTTTAATAATTGTATGCG GTATGCAGCTAGGAGCAGCATTCCAGTTTTTAAAATCAGGTTTCATCATAGTATACTGGGGGTGGGAAACAACTTTCTTCATCAACCTCATCACCGGGGTGGTTTGGTGTGTCATCTACGTAATATTTGGATCAAGCTATGCTGCAACTTCTAGATTTATCAGCGAAGAAGAAAAAGTTTATATTCAGGATCATTTGTCGCAAGAGACTGAACGCAAG AATCTCAAAATGCCCTGGCAATCTCTGTGGACCTCGTTGCCAGTTTTTTCCCTGGTGTTGGCTTGCTGTGCCCAACATTGGGGCCTGTGGACAATCATGACTATGATGCCGATATATTTGAGCCAGGCTTATAATGTTGAAATTGATTTG ATTGGTGTCATCATAGCTGCATCTTACTTCGCAATGTTTCTAATGGTGTTTCCATTCCAATGCGCATCAGACTGTATTATCAAGAGGAAACATCTGAGTGCTACAGTTACTAGaaagatttttaacactattg GTTTCGTTGGACCAGCAGTTTGTTTAATAGCAATGGTGTACATAGCAACTGATCTCAAAGTTACCGCCTCACTACTCATTTTATTCATGGCGCTCAACGCCGGACAGTATTCTGGATTCATG TCTAGTCACGAAGAGATGGCTCCaaatttttcaaacattttgAAAAGAACTACAGTCGGCTTTGCTGATGTTGTGTCAATATTTGCGCCTCTCATTGCTGGAGTGATGTTGGAAGACCAT agTGATTTATCCGATTGGCGCTATGTTTTCAACTTGAGCGCAGCTTTATATTTAACTGGAGGAGTTTTCTACATCGCATTTGGAACAAGTATGAAGCAAATATGGAACGAGAAAGGTTCGTCCATCGTTGAAGGag GAGCAGaagaaaacaaataa
- the LOC135075655 gene encoding putative inorganic phosphate cotransporter isoform X2, producing MTEEGSTVASKRIGYRHVQVFLLFLGMALAFGMRVNMSIAIVDMTAPPSMDWEGYTYLAWPISTQGVVLSSFIVGYVISQAAGYVLASRFGGKLLMTVGVAVSAGLSAFIPLGAYDGGWLLICFCRGIQGLAQGTMIPAVHHLLENWIPEKNRRLMETLIIVCGMQLGAAFQFLKSGFIIVYWGWETTFFINLITGVVWCVIYVIFGSSYAATSRFISEEEKVYIQDHLSQETERKNLKMPWQSLWTSLPVFSLVLACCAQHWGLWTIMTMMPIYLSQAYNVEIDLIGVIIAASYFAMFLMVFPFQCASDCIIKRKHLSATVTRKIFNTIGFVGPAVCLIAMVYIATDLKVTASLLILFMALNAGQYSGFMSSHEEMAPNFSNILKRTTVGFADVVSIFAPLIAGVMLEDHSDLSDWRYVFNLSAALYLTGGVFYIAFGTSMKQIWNEKGAEENK from the exons ATGACAGAAGAAGGGTCTACCGTTGCAAGCAA ACGGATTGGCTATCGTCATGTGCAAGTGTTCCTGCTGTTCCTTGGGATGGCTCTGGCCTTCGGGATGAGGGTGAACATGAGCATCGCCATCGTGGATATGACTGCCCCACCTAGTATGGATTGGGAGGGATACACA TATTTAGCCTGGCCGATCTCCACACAAGGGGTGGTTCTGTCCTCCTTCATTGTGGGCTATGTGATCTCCCAGGCCGCGGGTTACGTCCTAGCTTCGCGGTTCGGGGGGAAACTTCTGATGACAGTCGGGGTAGCCGTCAGTGCTGGTCTGTCCGCCTTCATCCCTCTAGGTGCGTATGAT ggCGGATGGCTTTTGATATGCTTTTGCCGCGGCATACAGGGCCTGGCGCAAGGGACCATGATACCAGCTGTTCATCACCTCTTGGAAAACTGGATTCCAGAAAAAAATAGAAGACTTATGGAAACTTTAATAATTGTATGCG GTATGCAGCTAGGAGCAGCATTCCAGTTTTTAAAATCAGGTTTCATCATAGTATACTGGGGGTGGGAAACAACTTTCTTCATCAACCTCATCACCGGGGTGGTTTGGTGTGTCATCTACGTAATATTTGGATCAAGCTATGCTGCAACTTCTAGATTTATCAGCGAAGAAGAAAAAGTTTATATTCAGGATCATTTGTCGCAAGAGACTGAACGCAAG AATCTCAAAATGCCCTGGCAATCTCTGTGGACCTCGTTGCCAGTTTTTTCCCTGGTGTTGGCTTGCTGTGCCCAACATTGGGGCCTGTGGACAATCATGACTATGATGCCGATATATTTGAGCCAGGCTTATAATGTTGAAATTGATTTG ATTGGTGTCATCATAGCTGCATCTTACTTCGCAATGTTTCTAATGGTGTTTCCATTCCAATGCGCATCAGACTGTATTATCAAGAGGAAACATCTGAGTGCTACAGTTACTAGaaagatttttaacactattg GTTTCGTTGGACCAGCAGTTTGTTTAATAGCAATGGTGTACATAGCAACTGATCTCAAAGTTACCGCCTCACTACTCATTTTATTCATGGCGCTCAACGCCGGACAGTATTCTGGATTCATG TCTAGTCACGAAGAGATGGCTCCaaatttttcaaacattttgAAAAGAACTACAGTCGGCTTTGCTGATGTTGTGTCAATATTTGCGCCTCTCATTGCTGGAGTGATGTTGGAAGACCAT agTGATTTATCCGATTGGCGCTATGTTTTCAACTTGAGCGCAGCTTTATATTTAACTGGAGGAGTTTTCTACATCGCATTTGGAACAAGTATGAAGCAAATATGGAACGAGAAAG GAGCAGaagaaaacaaataa
- the LOC135075655 gene encoding putative inorganic phosphate cotransporter isoform X1, whose amino-acid sequence MTEEGSTVASKRIGYRHVQVFLLFLGMALAFGMRVNMSIAIVDMTAPPSMDWEGYTYLAWPISTQGVVLSSFIVGYVISQAAGYVLASRFGGKLLMTVGVAVSAGLSAFIPLGAYDGGWLLICFCRGIQGLAQGTMIPAVHHLLENWIPEKNRRLMETLIIVCGMQLGAAFQFLKSGFIIVYWGWETTFFINLITGVVWCVIYVIFGSSYAATSRFISEEEKVYIQDHLSQETERKNLKMPWQSLWTSLPVFSLVLACCAQHWGLWTIMTMMPIYLSQAYNVEIDLIGVIIAASYFAMFLMVFPFQCASDCIIKRKHLSATVTRKIFNTIGFVGPAVCLIAMVYIATDLKVTASLLILFMALNAGQYSGFMSSHEEMAPNFSNILKRTTVGFADVVSIFAPLIAGVMLEDHSDLSDWRYVFNLSAALYLTGGVFYIAFGTSMKQIWNEKGSSIVEGGAEENK is encoded by the exons ATGACAGAAGAAGGGTCTACCGTTGCAAGCAA ACGGATTGGCTATCGTCATGTGCAAGTGTTCCTGCTGTTCCTTGGGATGGCTCTGGCCTTCGGGATGAGGGTGAACATGAGCATCGCCATCGTGGATATGACTGCCCCACCTAGTATGGATTGGGAGGGATACACA TATTTAGCCTGGCCGATCTCCACACAAGGGGTGGTTCTGTCCTCCTTCATTGTGGGCTATGTGATCTCCCAGGCCGCGGGTTACGTCCTAGCTTCGCGGTTCGGGGGGAAACTTCTGATGACAGTCGGGGTAGCCGTCAGTGCTGGTCTGTCCGCCTTCATCCCTCTAGGTGCGTATGAT ggCGGATGGCTTTTGATATGCTTTTGCCGCGGCATACAGGGCCTGGCGCAAGGGACCATGATACCAGCTGTTCATCACCTCTTGGAAAACTGGATTCCAGAAAAAAATAGAAGACTTATGGAAACTTTAATAATTGTATGCG GTATGCAGCTAGGAGCAGCATTCCAGTTTTTAAAATCAGGTTTCATCATAGTATACTGGGGGTGGGAAACAACTTTCTTCATCAACCTCATCACCGGGGTGGTTTGGTGTGTCATCTACGTAATATTTGGATCAAGCTATGCTGCAACTTCTAGATTTATCAGCGAAGAAGAAAAAGTTTATATTCAGGATCATTTGTCGCAAGAGACTGAACGCAAG AATCTCAAAATGCCCTGGCAATCTCTGTGGACCTCGTTGCCAGTTTTTTCCCTGGTGTTGGCTTGCTGTGCCCAACATTGGGGCCTGTGGACAATCATGACTATGATGCCGATATATTTGAGCCAGGCTTATAATGTTGAAATTGATTTG ATTGGTGTCATCATAGCTGCATCTTACTTCGCAATGTTTCTAATGGTGTTTCCATTCCAATGCGCATCAGACTGTATTATCAAGAGGAAACATCTGAGTGCTACAGTTACTAGaaagatttttaacactattg GTTTCGTTGGACCAGCAGTTTGTTTAATAGCAATGGTGTACATAGCAACTGATCTCAAAGTTACCGCCTCACTACTCATTTTATTCATGGCGCTCAACGCCGGACAGTATTCTGGATTCATG TCTAGTCACGAAGAGATGGCTCCaaatttttcaaacattttgAAAAGAACTACAGTCGGCTTTGCTGATGTTGTGTCAATATTTGCGCCTCTCATTGCTGGAGTGATGTTGGAAGACCAT agTGATTTATCCGATTGGCGCTATGTTTTCAACTTGAGCGCAGCTTTATATTTAACTGGAGGAGTTTTCTACATCGCATTTGGAACAAGTATGAAGCAAATATGGAACGAGAAAGGTTCGTCCATCGTTGAAGGag GAGCAGaagaaaacaaataa